The genomic window CACAATGGCAATGTCGGAGATTTGGGGACCGTAATTGTGAAATCCGATCACGGACGTAACGCTCGCAGTCAATCGTCGTATTCGTTTAAGCCTTAGCCTGATGAGGGCTAGGAGAGATGGACTGGACGTTGATGGATGATGAGGAGGATAAAGATAGAGAAAGTTCTAGAACATGTGGTAAGATTGACGGTGAAGAGTGAGAGGGAAGAGAGCGATAGTAGGGGTTAGAACGTGTGGAGAGAAAGGGAAACAGAGAGAGCTTCTTGGAGTTGGAGATGAGCAAACTgtgaggaaaagaaagaaagaaatgagagaaagGATAAACATCTTGAAAATTGGTCAAATATCTGTGACACGGCATCTACTTACGATTGACTAATGGTCAACTCACGTTTCCCCAATAAAATTAAGctgatttctaaaaaaattataacgtTGAAGGTGTcaatccaaaaaaaaagaaagttaaaggGTTCAAACCCCAAAAACCCATAAACATTGACAATTACGTCTAAAATCTTCAAACCTATTGATTTttaatctaataaataatttgCTTTCACACTTTCAGATTTGTCTTTCAAGCTTCTGCACTGTTGTAACTTCTAAGATATATAGCTCGATAGCAAAGTTGTTTCATTCATCATGGCCAGCGGCTGCACTCAAGGAAGTCCATCACCTTATTTCGCCTTTGTCAGAGGGTGGCCTCAAAAGATTCTTATACTAAGGCAGCGGAGATGGTAACCCGGCTCCAGTCCTGCTTGAGCTAATCGTTAAACCAACAAGGCATAAATAGAGAGGTCAACGGTTTGATCATATCATCACATAGGCTCTATATTGCTAACAGATCCAATAATCACAATTCGCAGGACGAAAACAAGAGATGATAAGGAAAAGGAACAACTTAAGGAACATATAATAAGCAAAGAACATTAACCATGTAACATCTCACGGAGGTTTCTGGGaaaatacaaattcagaaatattttATGCAAAGTTATAATCTCCCAAGTCAAATTTAGAAAACGTAATAACAAAAAACAATGTTGCAAATCTCACTCGTCCTTGAATTTGAGATTTCCGTTTCCAAACTTTAGCAGCTAGCTAACATATTCTTCGAAAACAACAGTCCGGGTTTCAGAATTTCAGCGCGATGTGAAAAGAGCTCTGCCAACAATACCGGTGGCCTCGATGTAACGATCCACACATCTAGAGATGCAACTACTTTCACTTCCACTAAGACTTGATCCTGGCTTTGAGATACACTTTTCAAAGCACTTCCCCCTCACAGTCTGTATGACCAAAAATAATATATGCATTTAGCCCCAAATAATGCTTAGAAAGCATGATGAAAATCATGTGATGCTGTAATCAAATAACCAACATCGCATTCATATTCTCAGAAAGCTGACATTTTATAGCAACAGCCAAGATTGCATTATGTTAATAAGAAGAAACTAAAGAATTTGAATTGGGTACAAATATCTAAGCATAGAGATAAACATACAAACAAGCTATGATAAACAAACTTTCTAGAGATCAAGTTAATCAGTGATAACCTTAGTCAACAAGCTTCTACCAAGCATGCTTTTGTGACAAACGAAAATGAACTATTGAGACATACTAAGTCAAATGGGGTCGATGGGTTTAAGCCACTTAATAGAAACCTTAGGATCGTGGCTGCTTTTCTGGGTTTCAATGCAACCTAAACATTTGATAACTATGGAAAAAAAGAACTTGTAAATTCAAGATTTTGATAGTTTACATAAAGATGCGAAAACCCCAGGAACGGAATTAAGATAGAGGAAAGAGAGGGCAACCTCGAGGAACTCTTGGGCATAAGCCTGGGCAAGTTGAGCCTTCATCTGGTCCATGAATTCATCTGTTGAAATTTGGGGAGATCCTGTTCCGCTTGAACCTGTTGAAAAAGAATCCATCTTTCCCCCTGTATTTAGCTCTGTCTTTCTCTCTCAGCCTTCAAAGCAGATCATACAACTGAGAGTCTGAGAAAATACACTAAACCCTAACCATATAATGGAAGAGCGATAGGAGAAAGAAGACGCTAAACCCCTCCACTTAAGGGATTGGGTTAGACCCATTTAGCCCAGGACGATATTCATTTCACTTTGGATTTAAAAGAGGCTCCTTTGTTGTAATGGGCTTATAGATTTGTGCTGAAGTTAAATTGGGTTTAGGCTTTACCGCTTTAGTTAACCACTTCAAATCcctaaatttctcaatttataatcccttcaaaaagataaaattttgttattagccCATGTACTATGCATAACTTACATACTTAGTCCATGTAtttcaatttggttatttttaacccttgcattttttgaaatttgaaatttcattcTTGATCAAACCATAACCGTTAAATTCATCACCTTAAATCctatttcttttcaaattcttatGCAACAAACATATCATTGTACGTGTTTGTCAATTTTTTATTTCCACATAATATTTAGGGGAGTGCAATTCTCGGTTAAAACCGAGAAAACTAACTAAATCAAATCAATCGGTTTCAGTTTGTGCGATTTGGGCGATTTTTTAGTTATGGGTTcgatttttttagttatttcgATCAATTATCGGTTTTTGAATTTTCAAACCCACCCAACTGAAAaactaacttaatttaatatattttaaatattttaaaatatatttataatttataaagtaAATATATATCATTCAAAACCAATAGCTAAAGTTGGTTTGATTACATCGATTTTTGAGCTCTAATTCAACCAGATTGAATTTCGTAGGTTATAGTCGGTTAAAtcagtttaattaaaaaaagatagaattaatctaaaaaatcaaatgctCTCCCCTCTAAGAAAATACCTCGACAttttaattaatagatttaacaaatatcatttcaatcaagactaaaaatttgaaattcgaaaaatataattaaacactaataatttttttaaagtaattgcATCATATGGTTAAACACTAaagttcatttttattttaaaagaaaaattggatATCAGAGGGGTTTAAtaccatttttaattattaatcttccacataaaattttttaatcattCACTTAAATCTGTGGATTTAaaattatatgaatatgattttattaaaataaaagtgtaTTGTAAACCAACCATGCTCGTAATGATAAAAGATCGAATTAATACTTCCAACttttttaatatctaaaattattAATGAGCTAAATATTTGATTTCAGTAAATCAAATATAATGGAAATCCCTcatttgcataaaataataaatatattacattCGCATTGAACTCATGAGTGAAATTTGAATATGATTCTAACCCATACACTCAATAGTGtcatttatttttcttcactACGCAAAGCACAAATGCAGCGAATATATCAGTTATCCGGTACAGACAAAAATCCTCAAATTCCGGGGAAAATAGAAAACCTCAAAACTCCCGAAATGCATGGCCCCAAAATGTAAGGACTACAAAAATTAATACATGAAgcaattttctaatataaatattactattactcattaattattaaactaatatCCTCAATGGCAGTTCAATTTCCGGAAGAATAGCTTTTCTCACCTCTTCTTGTTTTTCTTCCTTCCTTTTActtgtttctcaaaatttctaAGCCTCTGATTGATGGTCgagatgaaaatgatgttatttggttcgcaacttctgttggttCAATGGGCAACGAGGTAGACTGCTGTGATGCGGTTTTGGATTGTTTGAGAGCCGTATACAGATCGATAGAAGGCCGTGGTGCAGTAACGACTGGTTGCTTCGGTATTTCGGGGACGCCTAAAGCCTTCTTCACTCCAAGAACCTTAAGCACTGAAAAAACAAACTATGGGAAATGATATAtatgttgcggaagcgacgataatattaataacaatattatcagaaatatttagataattattatgccaacaattatactaagaaaattcccagttaaattggaggggtcacaatggtcccgcttaaaacccaacaactagacagaactcacttagatatttatagcaataataactaaataaatataaccaacataaagctattaaataaaagcaaacaaataagaaataaaataccagagttttaacgaggttcggccaatttagcttacgtcctcggacactaccaaattaatatttcctctagaaatattacaaaggagaagattttgggataatacaaccaaagggggaggggttctatatataacaaaccaaaccctctccctttctatcttttcctaatgtgggatattgccaatattcaacaaatctccaccttggcgatattccacatcttcgaacatcttctcataacacaaacttcaatagtgtcatCAAATTTGCGCCAACGACGCCATATCAAATGTGTCGGACATTGATCAAGTCTAAACAATGTTCAAACTTGGCCCTTGTAACCACCTTAGTCagcatatctgcaggattctccGTAGTGTGAATCTTTTGGAGAAGTATCTCCTCTTCTTCGAgaatttcccgcacaaagtgatagcGAACGTCTATGTGCTTCGTTCGTGCATGAaaaacttgattctttgctaaatgaatagcactctgactgtcagaATACACCTTAAGTTGTTTCTGACCAACTTCCAAGTCTTTAAGCAATCCATGAAGCCAAATTGCTTCCTTCACAGCCTCTGTAATTGCCATATACTCTGCCTCTGTTGTAGACAAAGCCACCGTGGACTGTAAGGTAGATTTCCAACTAACTGGCGCTTTCGctaaagtaaacaaatagccagTTGTAGACCGTCGCTTATCCAAATCACCTGCATAATTAGAATCACAATATCCAACTATGCATtgacgccaagtcttcgtcttcaaaagtcacatccaaattcaacaaatcagccaccagctgattaaaattggtaatgtgctcgttcatcgtggtaccaggaacataactgaaacgaaacagtcttttcttcatatgtaacttattttgactgttcttcttcagaaatttctcctccaatgctttccacaatttacttgcagaagtctctttactgaatgtatacttctgctctctggaaagacatgatcgaattgtaccacatgccaatcggttgatggtcttccattctttatcatcaaccccttctggtttttcttcctcaatggcaatatctagaccctgttgaaagagggcatctagaagctcactttgccacatgccgaaatgacctgttccatcaaaaatttccactacaaatctcgtatttgcagttccaatcctcggcaaaatgtacgaagtggaagttgttgatatggatggtttttcttctgtcatttttgccatagcttctacttaatagccaccaaatgcagaatacccacaagctttaggaaatgtttctgatgtgtaagatcagactaagctgcaaacacagagcatactacaaaaccttggctctgataccaattgttgcggaagcgacgataatattaataacaatattatcagaaatatttagataattattatgccaacaattatactaagaaaattcccagttaaattggaggggtcacaatggtcccgcttaaaacccaacaactagacagaactcacttagatatttatagcaataataactaaataaatataaccaacataaagctattaaataaaagcaaacaaataagaaataaaataccagagttttaacgaggttcggccaatttagcttacgtcctcggacactaccaaattaatatttcctctagaaatattacaaaggagaagattttgggataatacaaccaaagggggaggggttctatatataacaaaccaaaccctcTCCCTTTCtgtcttttcctaatgtgggatattgccaatattcaacaatatAGTCATATTCAGAAATCTCGGAAAAGCAAATCAAATGATAGCATGAAATTTACGGACTCACCTAATCCATATCCAAGGGAAAATAAATTCGATGTGATCCAATAACAAAATATGGCCTGTCGAATAAATGAGATGAAAATGATCATCATTAAGTAAATATTCAGAGCAATTAAATCTCCAGAGAAAGTTGTTTTCTGTCAATCTCGCATTGCGCCCAAAGTTTCTAGACTTCTAGGAGTTACATAGAGCTCATCAACGGCAGCATTTGCCAAAACCAGCAAAAATAGTGCACTAGCTTGTTATAGTAGGCAATGCGAACATACTATACAAGCTTGTTAAGGGAAACCGTTATAGACAGGCCCAGATGACCTATTCGAGTAGGAAAAATATTACTGCTATTGAGAGCTGATGGCAGACACAAGAATGTGCAGAAGCCAGCAAAGGAAGTGTACCTTTGGGAAACTCATCGTAAAAGGAACTGTAAGAACAGCAAAGACCCGAGAAACATTTTTTATAGTTACAGCAGCAGGATTCCCTTGCATGTTACACCGAGGATATAAAGCATTTAATCAAAATCGATCCAACGACCGAAGGGTGTTTCAACATGTTGCCCGATGCCTTAAGGTATTAACAAAACAGTTAGCTCTGTCATGACCGGAAAGATGTATAAACTATCTGGAGTAGAGAGATATGTAAACCAATATGCTCCACCGGATTTAAATGATTCCATTTTCTCAGCCATTGTTGAAATCTGCAGGGGAAAAAGACAGGTCATCAGATATAATTCT from Gossypium hirsutum isolate 1008001.06 chromosome D12, Gossypium_hirsutum_v2.1, whole genome shotgun sequence includes these protein-coding regions:
- the LOC107929468 gene encoding mitochondrial import inner membrane translocase subunit Tim13, translated to MDSFSTGSSGTGSPQISTDEFMDQMKAQLAQAYAQEFLETVRGKCFEKCISKPGSSLSGSESSCISRCVDRYIEATGIVGRALFTSR